In Daphnia pulicaria isolate SC F1-1A chromosome 9, SC_F0-13Bv2, whole genome shotgun sequence, a single genomic region encodes these proteins:
- the LOC124313729 gene encoding uncharacterized protein LOC124313729, with product MAAHCSTALPNYHIHGNQHYSSPSRPEFLVFYLFSYFGLNYNEIFQLTDGKGYLLPFENETRDQDYPPPLGTFQVHRLKWTNCPVEANGIYQCYDANNLNIPISNITVNVAGSKAPVIIDSEDEEIDVYPGNECVLPSQSDEQRKKPAEEILDDGRWTLPIETTTLPTSRWSVDPGRFHLRPVLHVDSLHTTINQPLINSIYDVLENQQYNGTIWNIEKTHRFLSEFPMPIVERMYQSYTSWTKKRLP from the exons ATGGCTGCCCACTGTTCCACTGCCTTACCAAACTATCACATTCATGGAAATCAACACTACTCGTCTCCCAGCAGGCCTGAATTCCTAGTCTTTTACTTATTTAGTTATTTTGGTCTCAATTAcaacgaaatatttcaattgacaGACGGGAAAGGTTATTTGTTGCCGTTCGAGAACGAAACCAGAGACCAGGATTACCCACCACCTTTGGGAACGTTCCAGGTGCACCGATTGAAATGGACCAACTGCCCAGTGGAAGCTAATGGCATATACCAGTGCTACGACgctaataatttaaatattcccatCAGCAACATCACAGTCAATGTCGCTG GTTCAAAGGCTCCAGTAATAATCGAttcagaagatgaagaaattgaCGTTTATCCAGGAAACGAATGTGTGTTACCTTCTCAATCTGAtgaacagagaaaaaaaccggCCGAAGAAATCCTGGACGACGGACG GTGGACTCTGCCAATTGAAACGACTACCTTACCGACTAGTCGCTGGAGTGTGGACCCTGGCCGCTTTCATCTTCGTCCAGTCCTACACGTCGACTCTCTTCACACGACAATCAATCAGCCGCTAATCAATTCCATCTACGACGTTTTAGAAA ATCAACAATATAACGGGACTATTTGGAACATTGAAAAAACGCATCGATTCCTTTCCGAATTCCCGATGCCTATCGTCGAACGAATGTATCAGTCCTATACAAGCTGGACCAAGAAACGTTTACCTTGA